One segment of Paenibacillus sp. FSL R7-0337 DNA contains the following:
- a CDS encoding beta-galactosidase, with protein sequence MINEKLPKIWYGGDYNPEQWEAPVWAEDERMFKLAGIDVATINVFSWALIQPSEDTYDFAGLDELIDRLYKNGTYVCLATGTGAHPAWMAHRYPEVTRVDVQGRKRKFGGRHNSNPNSAIYRKYAALLAGKLAERYKDHPGLVAWHISNEYGGYDYSEQSEAAFRVWLKDRYGTLVALNRAWNTRFWGHTFYDWEEIVVPNELSEEWGGNRTNFQGISLDYRRFMSDSLLECYILEYEAIKQYSTDVPITTNLMGFYPELDYFKWAKYLDVISWDNYPSLDTPVSYTAMTHDLMRGLKNGQPFMLMEQTPSQQNWQPYNSLKRPGVMRLWSYQAVARGADTVLFFQLRRSIGACEKYHGAVIEHVGHEHTRVFRECAELGRELESLGGELLDARSAAQIGIVYDWENRWALDLSSGPSVALNYVDEVHKYYDALYQQNIEADMIGVEEDLSRYKIVIAPVLYMVKPGFAEKVEAFVQAGGTFITTYFSGIVNENDLVTVGGYPGELRKVLGIWAEEIDALLPGMSNEIVMNKDWGALNRSYTCGLLCDLIHPEGAEVLAQYGADFYKGMPALTVNSFGEGKAYYVATSPDAAFLNGFLANLCADNGIVPLVSAPEGIESVQRVKDGVSYLFLLNHSAEELRADIGEGKRTDLLTGKKFSGSTPVPGHGVLILSDKSDKQ encoded by the coding sequence GTGATCAACGAGAAGTTACCTAAGATCTGGTACGGTGGAGATTATAACCCGGAGCAATGGGAGGCCCCGGTCTGGGCGGAGGACGAGCGGATGTTCAAGCTCGCGGGCATAGATGTGGCAACCATCAATGTGTTCTCCTGGGCGCTGATTCAGCCGTCTGAGGATACGTACGATTTCGCGGGTCTGGATGAATTAATCGACCGCTTATATAAGAACGGCACATATGTATGTCTGGCTACGGGTACAGGGGCGCATCCGGCCTGGATGGCTCACCGCTATCCTGAAGTGACACGGGTAGATGTCCAGGGCCGCAAGCGCAAATTCGGCGGGCGTCACAACTCCAATCCGAACAGTGCAATCTACCGCAAATATGCGGCGCTGCTGGCCGGCAAGCTGGCGGAGCGCTATAAGGATCATCCGGGCCTGGTGGCCTGGCATATCTCTAATGAATACGGCGGCTATGATTACTCCGAGCAGTCCGAGGCTGCTTTTCGCGTCTGGCTGAAGGACCGTTACGGAACGCTGGTTGCGCTCAACAGAGCCTGGAACACACGGTTCTGGGGCCATACCTTCTATGACTGGGAGGAAATCGTTGTTCCGAATGAACTCAGTGAAGAGTGGGGGGGCAACCGGACCAACTTCCAGGGGATTTCTCTGGACTACCGCAGATTCATGTCGGATAGCCTGCTGGAATGCTACATCCTCGAATATGAGGCGATTAAGCAGTACAGCACGGATGTTCCAATTACGACTAACCTGATGGGCTTCTACCCGGAGCTGGACTATTTCAAGTGGGCCAAGTACCTGGATGTAATCTCTTGGGATAACTATCCGTCCTTGGACACCCCGGTCAGCTATACAGCGATGACGCATGATCTTATGCGCGGCCTGAAGAACGGCCAGCCGTTCATGCTGATGGAGCAGACGCCAAGCCAGCAGAACTGGCAGCCTTACAATTCCCTGAAGCGCCCCGGCGTGATGCGTCTCTGGAGCTATCAGGCGGTAGCGCGCGGTGCCGACACCGTGCTGTTCTTCCAGCTGCGGCGGTCCATCGGCGCGTGTGAGAAGTACCACGGAGCGGTCATTGAGCATGTAGGACATGAGCATACCCGCGTATTCCGCGAATGCGCCGAGCTGGGCCGGGAACTGGAAAGCTTGGGCGGCGAGCTGCTGGATGCACGCAGTGCGGCGCAGATCGGGATTGTCTACGACTGGGAGAACCGCTGGGCGCTTGATCTCTCCAGCGGCCCGTCCGTTGCACTGAATTATGTGGATGAGGTCCATAAGTATTATGATGCGCTCTATCAGCAGAACATCGAAGCGGATATGATCGGGGTAGAAGAGGATCTGTCGAGATACAAGATTGTCATTGCACCGGTGCTGTATATGGTGAAGCCGGGCTTCGCCGAGAAGGTCGAAGCCTTCGTCCAGGCAGGCGGGACCTTCATTACGACGTATTTCAGCGGGATCGTTAATGAGAACGATCTGGTTACGGTTGGCGGGTATCCGGGAGAGCTGCGCAAGGTGCTGGGAATCTGGGCCGAGGAGATCGATGCCCTTCTGCCGGGCATGAGCAATGAAATTGTAATGAATAAGGACTGGGGAGCCTTGAACCGTTCTTACACCTGCGGTCTGCTCTGCGACCTGATTCATCCCGAAGGCGCAGAGGTGCTCGCTCAGTATGGCGCGGATTTCTATAAAGGCATGCCTGCCCTGACGGTGAATAGCTTCGGTGAAGGCAAGGCCTATTATGTGGCCACAAGTCCCGATGCGGCCTTCCTTAACGGCTTCCTCGCTAACCTGTGCGCGGATAACGGCATTGTGCCGCTGGTCAGCGCACCTGAAGGCATTGAGTCTGTCCAGCGTGTGAAGGACGGCGTATCCTATCTGTTCCTGCTGAACCATTCAGCAGAGGAGCTTCGGGCGGATATTGGCGAAGGCAAGCGGACCGATCTGCTTACCGGGAAGAAGTTCAGCGGCTCCACCCCGGTTCCTGGGCACGGAGTGCTGATTCTCTCAGACAAATCAGACAAACAGTAA
- a CDS encoding Ger(x)C family spore germination protein — MYRRILVVLCSLLILATLTSCWSSKEIEDLALYAGLALDIGELSPTEQKLEDKGATYYKKNKITATVQMVPANSVGGVDNQGNSSSSAPYMNVTGTGDSVLEIFRQYSILRERPIIGHHLKVIVISSELLKQQKINQLLDFVLRDNDIRPSTMVFLSQGRAADTMVSKQKNEIPAFHIRDMLRNQKRTSKVLDPVILSKMDALMASKRSFALQNLVTANDEVEFSGAGVIKGDTGNWVGTLNQEDTECLTWLSNGGQSGVIKTYDWSNEPITYELKSMKSKITSKVDGDNLSFDVNIKTEGRLIETWNVEEYPAATHLPQKVEKLFKKRLEQMMESLFHKLQSDYKADAAGFSTRLSIQEPALWKKLEDHWDEEFSRTPIHVTVDLKITDFGSFTQ; from the coding sequence ATGTATAGACGAATTCTGGTGGTGCTGTGCAGTCTGCTGATTCTTGCCACACTGACCTCCTGCTGGAGCAGTAAAGAGATTGAGGATCTGGCCCTATACGCTGGCCTGGCTCTGGATATCGGAGAGCTCTCACCCACAGAGCAGAAGCTGGAGGACAAGGGCGCCACTTATTATAAAAAAAATAAGATTACCGCCACTGTGCAGATGGTTCCGGCTAACTCCGTAGGAGGGGTAGATAATCAAGGTAACAGCAGTAGCAGTGCACCTTATATGAATGTAACCGGAACCGGAGATTCTGTGCTGGAGATCTTCCGTCAATATTCGATTCTGCGTGAACGGCCGATCATCGGCCACCACCTCAAAGTTATAGTGATCTCAAGTGAGCTGCTGAAGCAGCAGAAGATCAACCAGTTATTGGATTTCGTCCTTCGGGATAATGATATCCGTCCCAGTACGATGGTGTTCTTAAGCCAAGGCCGCGCAGCAGACACCATGGTCTCGAAGCAAAAAAATGAAATCCCTGCCTTTCACATCAGAGATATGCTGCGCAATCAGAAGAGAACCAGTAAGGTGCTGGACCCCGTTATTTTATCCAAAATGGATGCCCTGATGGCCTCCAAACGAAGTTTTGCGCTGCAAAACCTGGTAACCGCGAATGATGAGGTAGAATTCTCGGGAGCCGGAGTGATTAAAGGAGATACAGGAAACTGGGTGGGGACGCTGAATCAGGAGGATACCGAATGTTTGACCTGGCTGAGCAACGGGGGGCAAAGCGGGGTCATTAAGACCTACGACTGGAGCAATGAGCCCATTACCTACGAACTCAAGTCCATGAAAAGTAAAATTACGTCCAAAGTAGACGGAGACAATCTGTCCTTCGACGTCAACATTAAAACGGAAGGAAGGCTGATTGAAACCTGGAACGTAGAGGAATACCCTGCTGCCACCCATCTTCCCCAAAAAGTTGAGAAGCTGTTCAAGAAGCGGCTGGAGCAGATGATGGAGAGCCTGTTTCACAAGCTGCAGTCCGATTACAAAGCAGATGCCGCCGGATTCTCCACCAGACTCAGTATTCAGGAGCCCGCCTTATGGAAGAAGCTCGAGGATCACTGGGATGAGGAGTTCAGCCGGACCCCTATTCATGTCACCGTTGATTTGAAGATTACGGACTTCGGCTCCTTCACTCAATAG
- a CDS encoding GerAB/ArcD/ProY family transporter — MFIRTDDKITATQTAIFLNNTLLGAGILTLPRSVSKSVGTPDGWISTLLGGAIVMLAVLLMVKISQQFPGKTVFQYSRLLTGRFIGGILSMLLILYFITIAGFEIRTLAEVTLFFLLEGTPIWAVILPFLWLSTYLVYGGINSIARVYTIVFPISIMILLISFVLSLRMFDIDHLRPVLGDGWSPVFAGLKSTVLVFTGCEVAMTLVAFMEDPKKAVKAMLGGLAILLSIYFLTIIIVIGGISIDSSISSTWPTIDLLRSFEVSGFFFERLEFPFMVIWLMQMFCNFSSFFFQSSLGLSQIFKLKVHPIIYALVPLLFISAMLPKSLSDLFVLGDTIGKMGVGLFLLVPVLLSIVWLIRVKGLKQHV, encoded by the coding sequence ATGTTCATACGTACCGATGATAAAATTACCGCTACACAAACGGCCATATTCCTGAACAACACCTTGCTGGGCGCGGGTATTCTCACACTGCCGCGCAGCGTGAGCAAGAGTGTCGGAACCCCGGACGGCTGGATCTCCACCCTGCTCGGCGGGGCCATTGTGATGCTGGCTGTACTCCTTATGGTGAAGATCAGCCAGCAATTTCCGGGAAAAACCGTCTTTCAGTACTCAAGGCTGCTGACCGGCCGGTTCATCGGCGGTATTCTGTCTATGCTGTTAATTCTGTATTTCATCACTATCGCCGGCTTTGAGATCCGTACACTGGCCGAGGTCACCCTGTTTTTTCTGCTGGAGGGGACTCCGATCTGGGCAGTAATCCTTCCTTTTCTCTGGCTGAGTACCTATCTCGTGTACGGAGGCATCAATTCTATAGCCCGTGTCTACACCATTGTTTTTCCGATCAGCATTATGATTCTGCTCATCTCCTTCGTGCTCAGCCTGCGGATGTTCGATATCGATCATCTGCGTCCTGTACTCGGCGACGGATGGTCCCCCGTATTCGCGGGGCTCAAATCCACCGTGCTTGTATTCACCGGCTGTGAAGTGGCCATGACGCTTGTGGCGTTCATGGAGGACCCCAAAAAGGCTGTCAAAGCCATGCTTGGAGGCCTCGCCATCCTGCTGTCCATCTATTTCCTGACTATCATTATAGTGATCGGAGGCATCTCTATTGATTCCTCCATCTCCAGCACCTGGCCCACTATCGATCTATTGCGCAGCTTTGAGGTGTCGGGTTTTTTCTTCGAGCGTCTGGAATTCCCGTTCATGGTCATCTGGCTGATGCAGATGTTCTGCAACTTCAGCAGCTTCTTTTTCCAGTCCTCACTGGGTCTCTCACAGATCTTCAAGCTTAAGGTGCACCCGATTATTTATGCGCTGGTCCCGCTGCTGTTCATCTCGGCGATGCTGCCCAAATCCTTAAGCGACCTGTTCGTACTCGGGGATACCATAGGCAAGATGGGAGTGGGGCTGTTCCTGCTGGTGCCTGTCCTGCTCTCCATCGTCTGGCTCATCCGGGTGAAGGGGCTGAAGCAGCATGTATAG
- a CDS encoding spore germination protein, whose product MFGMILSYIPGWAIFAQAGVAILVPLLLAYLYKSLYKLVGSGRGQIGYGARTLPQPPPPLAPEESSARFTGDLQADLQAVKSGIGNNSDVHFRAFTNANTGAQGVVIHIDGMQSDRLLSMEVMQYLMYEMPAGPQSSVEMAGQRLPFSELREEEHIRDFNKSVLFGHAALLIEGLRCGLLIEMPNAPSRQADEPVSEALLRGPRLGFTEVLSENTSILRRQGLSDQLEMVSFRAGTAIEREIVVAYMKDIVNADLLEEIKNRISKIDMDFLAESGYIEQLIEDNYLSPFQQLQNTERPDRVISALLEGRVAIMLDGTPFVLIAPVTFSMLLQSPEDYYDRWLPGTLLRLLRFGASFFALMAPALYISFISFHPGLIPTELAITIIKTRQGVPFPSLIEVLILEVAIEILREAGIRLPKPIGPAMGIVGGLIIGDAAVQAGIVSPFLVITVAVTAISSFSIPMYSAGITLRMLRFAGMLFASVLGMYGTILFFLLICCHLTKLKSFGVPYLTPLSPFRLSDWKDLFLRAPMALMKRRPKMMKTKQSKRRS is encoded by the coding sequence CTGTTCGGTATGATTCTTTCCTATATACCCGGCTGGGCAATCTTCGCCCAGGCGGGTGTGGCTATACTTGTTCCGCTGCTCCTGGCCTATCTCTATAAATCGCTCTACAAGCTGGTAGGCAGCGGACGCGGCCAGATCGGGTACGGCGCAAGAACCCTTCCGCAGCCGCCGCCACCGCTGGCTCCCGAGGAATCCTCTGCCCGTTTTACCGGTGATCTCCAGGCCGACCTGCAGGCGGTTAAATCCGGCATCGGCAACAACAGCGATGTCCATTTCAGAGCATTCACAAATGCGAACACAGGTGCACAAGGAGTCGTCATCCATATCGACGGAATGCAGAGTGACCGGCTGCTCAGTATGGAAGTCATGCAATACCTGATGTATGAGATGCCTGCCGGTCCACAGTCTTCTGTTGAAATGGCCGGGCAACGTCTTCCCTTCAGTGAGCTTAGAGAGGAAGAGCATATCAGGGACTTCAATAAGTCTGTCCTCTTCGGTCATGCCGCCCTCCTGATCGAAGGACTGCGCTGCGGCCTCCTGATCGAGATGCCCAATGCTCCCAGCCGCCAAGCGGACGAGCCGGTCTCCGAAGCGCTGCTCCGCGGCCCCAGACTGGGCTTCACGGAAGTGCTCAGCGAGAATACCTCTATTTTGCGCCGCCAGGGCCTTAGCGATCAGCTTGAGATGGTATCCTTCCGGGCAGGGACCGCTATTGAAAGGGAGATCGTTGTGGCCTACATGAAGGATATCGTGAACGCTGATCTGCTGGAGGAGATCAAAAACCGGATCTCCAAAATCGATATGGATTTTCTGGCCGAATCCGGTTATATTGAGCAGCTCATTGAGGATAATTATCTCAGTCCGTTCCAGCAGCTGCAGAATACAGAACGGCCGGACAGGGTCATCAGTGCCCTGCTGGAAGGACGGGTCGCCATTATGCTCGACGGCACGCCCTTTGTGCTAATCGCACCGGTAACCTTCAGCATGCTGCTGCAGTCACCGGAAGACTATTATGATCGCTGGCTGCCGGGAACACTTCTGCGGCTGCTGCGTTTTGGCGCTTCCTTCTTTGCCCTGATGGCTCCAGCCCTGTATATCTCATTCATCTCCTTTCATCCGGGGCTGATTCCTACAGAGCTGGCGATTACGATCATCAAGACCCGGCAGGGTGTGCCCTTTCCCTCTCTGATAGAGGTGCTGATTCTGGAGGTCGCCATTGAGATCCTTAGGGAAGCGGGCATCCGGCTGCCGAAGCCGATCGGTCCGGCGATGGGCATCGTCGGCGGTCTGATTATCGGTGATGCAGCGGTCCAGGCCGGGATCGTCAGTCCGTTCCTGGTCATTACGGTCGCCGTAACCGCTATCTCCTCCTTCTCCATTCCGATGTACAGCGCCGGAATCACCCTGCGGATGCTGCGCTTCGCCGGCATGCTGTTCGCCTCGGTGCTGGGAATGTACGGGACCATTCTGTTCTTCCTGCTGATCTGCTGCCACCTGACCAAGCTCAAGAGCTTCGGAGTGCCTTATCTGACCCCGCTCTCCCCGTTCCGGCTCAGTGACTGGAAGGATCTGTTCCTGCGCGCTCCGATGGCCCTGATGAAGCGCAGACCGAAAATGATGAAGACCAAGCAGAGTAAACGAAGATCATAA
- a CDS encoding DUF1273 domain-containing protein, whose amino-acid sequence MKILLVTGYRAHELGIYDSKHQGIPYIKKALANRIIPLVEEGLEWVITPGQYGVDLWACEVVLELKQQYPGLKLGIITAHASPEEKWKEEKQNEYRRIVAGADYYGAVSNAPYDGSWQFKARDDLLLRKSDGILLFYDEDAAESSAKFTKERVVKLHAEGDYELHLMHAEEIQSIADEENRQDYD is encoded by the coding sequence ATGAAGATTTTACTGGTCACAGGCTACCGGGCCCATGAGCTCGGCATTTATGACAGCAAGCATCAGGGTATTCCTTATATCAAAAAAGCACTCGCGAACCGGATCATTCCGCTGGTGGAGGAGGGACTGGAATGGGTCATCACGCCCGGGCAATATGGCGTTGATCTGTGGGCTTGCGAAGTAGTGCTGGAGCTGAAGCAGCAATATCCAGGACTGAAGCTGGGTATTATTACGGCGCATGCGTCACCGGAAGAGAAATGGAAGGAAGAGAAGCAGAATGAATACCGCCGTATTGTGGCCGGTGCCGACTATTACGGAGCCGTAAGCAATGCCCCCTATGACGGAAGCTGGCAGTTCAAGGCCAGAGATGATCTCCTGCTGCGCAAAAGCGACGGGATTCTGTTGTTCTACGACGAGGATGCAGCGGAGAGCAGTGCGAAGTTTACGAAAGAGCGGGTCGTGAAGCTGCATGCCGAAGGCGATTATGAGCTGCATCTGATGCATGCAGAGGAGATTCAGAGCATTGCCGATGAAGAGAACCGGCAGGATTATGATTGA
- a CDS encoding YciI family protein — protein sequence MNQETAYPEDICYVILLSPTEQDRRDMEIIKAHVKHLQELERSGQLVLCGPFSDSPGGMVIIRAASREAAAAIAERDPYVTSGIRSYELRTWGLSHEGNRHMGIAAD from the coding sequence ATGAATCAGGAGACGGCTTACCCCGAGGATATCTGTTATGTCATTCTGCTGAGTCCTACGGAGCAGGACCGCAGGGATATGGAGATTATCAAGGCGCATGTCAAGCATCTGCAGGAACTGGAGCGAAGCGGGCAACTGGTATTATGCGGACCGTTCAGTGACAGTCCTGGAGGGATGGTGATTATCCGCGCAGCTTCCCGCGAGGCAGCGGCAGCTATCGCAGAGCGGGACCCGTATGTCACTTCGGGTATCCGCAGCTACGAGCTGCGCACCTGGGGCCTGTCCCATGAAGGCAACAGGCATATGGGCATAGCCGCAGATTAG
- a CDS encoding amidase family protein, translating to MSFEIVEATIAEIGTALDSGEITSRQLVLMYLERIADHDKSGLTVNSVLEINPDALFIAESLDAERLHQGPRGPLHGIPVLLKDNINTGDNMHTSAGSLALADSFAGEDAFIVSMLREAGAIIMGKANMTEFANFMTNGMPSGYSSRGGQVLNPYNISTPTGGSSAGSAVAVACNFCTVSVGTETSGSILNPGNLGSIIGIKPTVGLISRSGILPLSSTQDTAGPMARTVRDAVLLLNALLGQDAGDAAMGTNRGKVHEDYTVFLDADGLRGARIGIPRDYYFEELTEEQLALFNASVERMRELGATIIDPAEITTAREISYSSVVLNEFKTSLNAYLARLGAGAPMRTLKDIIDFNHAHPVQTLKFGQATLLDAEHTTSGTFTEPQYLRDRMTDLRLCKELGIDATMREHQLDALLFPADFGARITSRAGYPSIVVPSGYTSAGAPFGVTFSARAYEEPVLIRLAYAYEQNYKVRKPPSLRSFI from the coding sequence ATGAGTTTTGAAATCGTAGAGGCTACCATAGCGGAGATTGGGACTGCTCTGGATTCCGGAGAGATCACGTCCAGACAATTAGTCCTGATGTATCTGGAGCGCATTGCCGATCATGACAAAAGCGGCCTGACCGTCAATTCCGTGCTGGAGATTAATCCGGATGCGCTGTTCATCGCTGAATCCCTGGATGCTGAGCGTCTGCATCAGGGGCCGCGCGGACCGCTGCACGGCATCCCCGTGCTATTGAAGGATAACATTAATACCGGGGATAATATGCATACCAGCGCGGGCTCGCTCGCGTTGGCGGATTCTTTTGCCGGAGAGGATGCCTTCATCGTCAGCATGCTGCGCGAGGCGGGAGCTATTATTATGGGCAAAGCCAATATGACGGAATTCGCTAACTTCATGACGAACGGCATGCCCTCCGGCTACAGCTCCCGGGGCGGGCAGGTGCTTAACCCCTACAACATCTCCACGCCGACAGGAGGCTCCAGCGCCGGTTCTGCGGTAGCGGTAGCCTGTAACTTCTGCACAGTATCCGTCGGAACGGAAACCTCGGGCTCGATCCTCAATCCCGGCAATCTTGGCTCTATTATCGGTATTAAGCCCACGGTGGGGCTGATCAGCCGCTCCGGTATTCTGCCGCTCTCCAGCACGCAGGATACCGCCGGGCCTATGGCACGAACGGTCCGGGATGCCGTCCTTCTGCTGAATGCCCTGCTCGGTCAGGATGCCGGCGATGCAGCTATGGGTACGAACAGAGGTAAGGTTCATGAGGATTATACGGTTTTCCTGGATGCAGACGGTCTGCGGGGAGCAAGAATCGGAATTCCTCGTGATTATTACTTCGAGGAGCTGACGGAGGAGCAGCTTGCGCTGTTCAATGCCTCTGTAGAGAGAATGCGGGAGCTTGGAGCGACAATCATTGATCCGGCCGAGATTACAACAGCACGGGAGATCAGCTATTCATCCGTGGTGCTGAATGAATTCAAAACCTCGCTGAACGCCTACCTGGCCCGCCTGGGTGCGGGTGCACCGATGCGCACCCTGAAGGATATTATTGATTTCAATCATGCCCATCCGGTCCAGACGCTGAAGTTCGGGCAAGCTACCCTGCTAGATGCCGAACATACGACCTCCGGCACCTTCACTGAGCCGCAATATCTTCGTGACCGTATGACAGATCTCAGGCTCTGCAAGGAGCTGGGGATCGACGCTACCATGCGCGAGCATCAGCTTGATGCCCTGCTGTTCCCCGCTGACTTCGGCGCACGGATTACCTCAAGAGCGGGATATCCGTCCATCGTTGTGCCGTCAGGTTATACCTCAGCCGGAGCCCCCTTCGGCGTAACCTTCTCCGCCCGGGCCTATGAAGAACCGGTGCTTATCAGACTGGCCTACGCTTATGAGCAGAACTATAAGGTGCGCAAGCCGCCTTCACTCCGTAGCTTCATCTGA
- a CDS encoding DUF6612 family protein: MKKWTTIFMGVMLTAALAGCGNNEKLKPSEGAATAAPAGNAAPEASASAAPAEQTSDGVPSVEDLIKKTVAASDQLKSFEMESQVKQKINVKTAQGDNAQDTDMTTKSKFIKEPLTMHQEILMKTAQGDQKIEQYVTKDGFYSQTNGAWMKLPATMGQQVITAMQQSTNPEKQLEQFKAISEKTKITEDGDNYMLAAEVSGDDVKELAKTYMNQTGGSDQQMAAMMEQMNIKTMNIAYAVDKKTYFPTRTEVTMVMDMINGDQTISIDMDMKATISDHNKVDEIKIPQEALDAKEVEMPSAPSAPTTP; encoded by the coding sequence TTGAAGAAATGGACTACGATATTTATGGGTGTTATGCTGACTGCTGCCTTGGCTGGCTGCGGCAATAATGAGAAACTCAAACCCTCGGAGGGGGCTGCAACAGCTGCGCCTGCAGGGAACGCGGCTCCGGAAGCTTCTGCATCGGCTGCGCCTGCTGAACAGACTTCGGACGGAGTTCCAAGTGTAGAGGATTTGATTAAGAAGACGGTTGCTGCGTCTGATCAGCTGAAGAGCTTCGAGATGGAATCGCAAGTGAAGCAGAAGATCAATGTGAAGACGGCACAAGGGGACAATGCGCAAGATACCGATATGACCACGAAATCCAAATTCATTAAGGAGCCGCTGACGATGCATCAGGAGATACTGATGAAGACGGCCCAGGGCGACCAGAAGATTGAGCAGTATGTGACAAAGGACGGCTTCTATTCGCAGACGAACGGTGCGTGGATGAAGCTGCCTGCTACAATGGGTCAACAGGTCATTACCGCTATGCAGCAGTCTACTAACCCGGAGAAGCAGTTGGAGCAATTCAAGGCAATTTCCGAAAAGACAAAGATCACTGAGGATGGCGATAACTATATGCTGGCCGCAGAGGTATCCGGTGATGATGTCAAGGAGCTGGCGAAGACTTACATGAACCAGACCGGCGGCTCTGATCAGCAGATGGCTGCCATGATGGAGCAGATGAATATCAAAACCATGAATATTGCGTATGCGGTGGATAAAAAGACCTACTTCCCAACCCGTACTGAAGTAACCATGGTTATGGATATGATCAATGGGGACCAGACAATATCCATTGATATGGATATGAAGGCGACCATCAGCGATCACAACAAGGTTGATGAGATCAAAATTCCGCAGGAAGCGCTGGACGCGAAGGAAGTTGAAATGCCTTCTGCACCGTCAGCCCCGACAACTCCGTAA
- a CDS encoding HAMP domain-containing sensor histidine kinase, which translates to MDNINKSKKKRNKKKTTSILTYWTLRYLLIISIGLLVTALFTFWWMQQEAMSNRMQTTGLLAQEIADRSVDTDGQLAITPNLNKLVEDRKRFFKVTEEMCVIITGPEGELLYSQPPMTDEEMRYKLNDSLTDSRTSEYKAAAAQIQGGQGTLGQVLVMQSKRSLRHIPTEEITFFSIIIVFLIILSWLTIYLLSIKLAKPVQRVAAAAAQISSGQYNIVLETGAREREIHELLVSFQEMAGKLQQFEQSRAIMLAGVSHELKTPVTSIKGLLHAVREGVVEGEEAGEFLDIALLETGRLQHMVADLLDYNALTAGMVAVRHDNLEAAPLLEEILYQWMLTQSEEVNKPILLLPETPLVLRGDPLRIQQIIVNLLGNSLQAKTPDRKLQLKLELTATPQGQAEITVTDNGPGIHPDSRERIFEAFYRSSGKQSLLRGLGLGLTFSRLLAEAMGGSLELGSHPPQGCSFVLRLPLAES; encoded by the coding sequence ATGGACAACATAAATAAGAGTAAGAAGAAACGCAACAAGAAGAAGACCACCTCCATTCTCACTTACTGGACTCTGCGGTATCTGCTGATCATCAGCATTGGGCTGCTGGTGACGGCACTGTTCACCTTCTGGTGGATGCAGCAGGAGGCAATGAGCAACCGGATGCAGACGACCGGCCTGCTGGCGCAGGAGATCGCTGACCGCAGCGTAGATACAGACGGCCAATTAGCGATTACCCCGAACCTGAATAAGCTGGTGGAGGACCGCAAACGCTTCTTCAAGGTAACTGAGGAGATGTGTGTAATCATCACCGGACCAGAAGGAGAGCTGCTGTACTCCCAGCCCCCGATGACGGACGAGGAGATGCGGTACAAGCTCAATGATAGTCTGACCGATTCGCGGACCTCGGAATACAAGGCCGCTGCCGCGCAGATCCAGGGGGGCCAGGGCACGCTGGGGCAAGTGCTGGTTATGCAGTCCAAGCGCTCCCTGCGCCATATCCCGACGGAGGAGATTACCTTCTTTTCGATTATCATCGTCTTCCTGATTATTTTAAGCTGGCTGACGATCTATCTCTTATCGATCAAGCTGGCCAAGCCGGTTCAGCGGGTGGCCGCCGCCGCCGCGCAGATTAGCAGCGGCCAGTATAATATCGTGCTTGAGACCGGGGCCAGAGAGCGCGAGATTCACGAACTCCTCGTCTCCTTCCAGGAGATGGCGGGCAAGCTGCAGCAGTTCGAGCAGTCGCGGGCCATCATGCTCGCCGGCGTGTCCCATGAGCTGAAGACGCCGGTCACCTCGATCAAAGGACTGCTCCATGCAGTACGCGAGGGGGTTGTCGAAGGCGAGGAGGCCGGGGAATTCCTTGATATCGCTCTGCTTGAGACCGGGCGGCTGCAGCATATGGTCGCTGACCTGCTGGACTACAATGCGTTGACGGCAGGCATGGTTGCCGTCCGTCACGATAACCTTGAAGCAGCACCGCTGCTGGAGGAAATCCTCTATCAATGGATGCTGACCCAGAGCGAGGAAGTCAATAAGCCCATCCTGCTGCTGCCGGAGACCCCGCTTGTGCTGCGGGGGGACCCGCTGCGCATCCAGCAGATTATTGTGAATCTGCTGGGGAACAGCCTGCAGGCGAAGACGCCGGACCGCAAGCTTCAATTGAAGCTTGAACTTACTGCTACGCCGCAGGGGCAGGCCGAAATCACCGTTACGGATAACGGGCCGGGCATCCATCCGGATAGCCGGGAACGGATCTTCGAAGCCTTCTACCGCAGCTCAGGCAAGCAGAGCCTGCTTCGCGGACTCGGGCTGGGCCTGACGTTCAGCAGACTGCTGGCCGAGGCCATGGGCGGCAGTCTGGAGCTGGGCAGCCACCCGCCGCAAGGCTGCTCCTTTGTGCTGCGGCTCCCGCTGGCAGAGTCATGA